Within bacterium, the genomic segment CCCCAGAATGATAACCATGGTGAATGAAAACAGGTATGTTTTCAGAAATCCAATGATCCTGTTACGGCTTTTCGATCTGATTCCCCATATATGGTTCAATGTATTTTTAAGCTGAAAAAATATCATGGTGGCACCGAAAAAAACGAGGGGAACGCTTACGATGGTGCTGATGGTCTGTGTGGGGGGCGAGTATGCTCTCGATATGAGAATCTGCATGACTTGCGCGGCTTTTTGCCCGACAATGTTGTTTATTTCCTGGACGATTTGACCCTCGACCGCCTCATCACCGAATATCAGGCCGACAATACTTATGACGATTACAAGGATAGGACCGAGTGAAAAAATAATATAGAATGCTATGGCTGCACCGATCAATTCGGGTTTGAGACGATACCATTCAATAAATGTTTCCCTCATTAATGCTTTGATTTCCCGCAATACCTTGAACATGGAATTATAACTCCACTGACCGCTTTCAATATCAATGGTTTTTTAAGGGTGATGAAAAAGTTACTTTTTTTTCACACCCTTTATGAAATGTATTGTTTTGTTGCTGTCAAGGGCAGGAAATCGGCACTTTGTACCGACCCTTGACAGCCTGTATCCAGATATGTGGGTTTTACCAGGCTTCAGTATCATGCTTAAAAAACTGACAGGAGAACGGAGTAGTTCGTTCATATCACAAAAGCACACCAAACGCATATAAGGTAATGCCTGATAAATTCAAAAACAAAGAACATTTTATTAAGAATTATTCACTTCCGGTTAAAGACATGAATAAAAAACCCGCAGTGATTATTCTGCGGGTTTTTGCTGGCTATATGAGCTGCATG encodes:
- a CDS encoding YihY/virulence factor BrkB family protein gives rise to the protein MRETFIEWYRLKPELIGAAIAFYIIFSLGPILVIVISIVGLIFGDEAVEGQIVQEINNIVGQKAAQVMQILISRAYSPPTQTISTIVSVPLVFFGATMIFFQLKNTLNHIWGIRSKSRNRIIGFLKTYLFSFTMVIILGSLLFLLVVKSLTISLLRELFYPFPRYALQSLDFIFSLGVLTLLFGMIYDLLPDVKIRVRDIWIGAGVTSLMFSTVQFLIGMYLGYAHIDSAYGAIGSITILLIWIFYSSQIFLLGAVFTKVYACKSGKPLIPKQIHKG